The DNA region GTCGCCATCTCCGTATCATCGGACCTGTGAGCGATGTCTTCCACCGAGCGACCGACTGGGAGATCGTCGCGCCGACGCGCGTCCTGCGCGTCACATGGGACGACGGCAACGTGAGCGAGTACCCATGGGAGCCGCTTCGCCGCGCCTGCATGTGCGCGTACTGTCATGGGGAAGGCGCGTACAAGGGCGAGGTGAACGAGGACACGAAGTTCACCGACGAACAGACCACCTTGAAAGAAGTATTCCCCGTGGGTCGCTACGGTCTAACGCCGTCATGGGGCGACGGTCACGACACGGGCATCTACACGTTCAAGATGCTGCGACGCGCCTCGGGCCTCGAATGATCCAGATGGAGCGAAGGTCATGAAGTTCTTCACGAAGAAGGCCGAGCTTCCGCCGGAGACGGCGGCGCGCGTCCCGCCCGGCCAGTACCTGACC from Candidatus Limnocylindria bacterium includes:
- a CDS encoding DUF971 domain-containing protein is translated as MSDVFHRATDWEIVAPTRVLRVTWDDGNVSEYPWEPLRRACMCAYCHGEGAYKGEVNEDTKFTDEQTTLKEVFPVGRYGLTPSWGDGHDTGIYTFKMLRRASGLE